The Sulfolobus islandicus Y.N.15.51 sequence TTGTATTATTTTGGCTAGGGTTGGTGATGTTAGGCGCTTTAGTGATAAGAAGAGGTTTGTTGCTTATTGTGGTCTCGATCCTCTTGTTGAGTCTAGTGGTAAGAGTGTTGTCTCAAGGGGTATATCCAAGAGGGGTGATGCTGTTTTGAGGAGGGCTTTTTACTTGGCAGCTTTGACTGCCATCAAGGTTAATCCTGTTATCAAGCGTTTTTATGAGGAGCACAAGGGTAGGCTTAGGGGTAAGAAGTTGATTGTTGCGTGTGCTAGAAAGTTGGCTGTTATTACTTGGGCTGTGCTGTATTATAATAAGCCCTTTGATGCTAGTGAGTAAAGCAGGTTTCATCACTTGCGTAAGTAGTGTGGACTATGCTCGATTTTTCATGGAAAGGTTTTTATACCGGAAGCTCCCCAGCTCGATTGAGGGCTTAATGAGACTGAGGGAGGAGCAAAAAGTATCATTTTCCCTTTCACGGGATCCAGACAACGTGGATGATGGATCCCCTCAGTTATGGCTTTCTGTCTACCCCGACTACCCACCAAATGAGATCGTGAATCGATGTTGGGAACAATGAACCCCTCATGGAGGAACCTATATGAGGCGGTGAGGACTCAGTTAAAAGCCTCTTAAGTTAGATTTAAATTATTATAAGAGTAATTTAATATGTGAGTTTAGAAGAAGAAATTAAAAAAGTACTGCTTAATAATCCATCGATATTAGTGGACGTTCTAACTGCTAAACCAGAGATAGTTTATCAGGTTTTAGCTAGGATAACTCCATGGCAAAACCTGGCTACTAAGCAAGATATTGAAAGACTAGATAGGACTATAAATGAAATTAAGAACACGATGGCTACTAAGCAAGATATTGAAAGACTAGACAAGGAGATTGAGGAAACCAAGAAAATAATGGCTACTAAGCAAGAGTTGGAGGAAATTAAGAACGTGATGGCCACAAAAGAAGACTTGAAGGGAATGGCCACTAAGGAGGATCTAAAGACCATGGCCACAAAAGAAGACTTGAAGGGAATGGCCACTAAGGAGGATCTAAAGACCATGGCCACAAAAGAAGACTTGAAGAGATTAGAAACTATTATTACCGGTCTTGGGGCTAGATGGGGAATTATGAATGAGGATTCCTTTAGGCAAGGAATTGGTGAGCTTTTGAGTAATAGTGGTTGGAAGGTTTCTAGGGAAGTGCTTTATGATAGGAGTGGATATGTTTATGATGAGCCTTCTGATGTTGAATATGATATTGTAATTAAAGACGGTAGTGTTATATTGGTTGAAATCACTTCCTCTTTAAAAAGAGGGGACTTACCAACAATAAAGAGGAAGAAGGAGTTCTATGAAAAAGTTAAGAATATTAAGGTTAATTTAGTTTATGTTGTAACACCATTTATTCACGATAGGTATCCTGAAAGAGTTAAGGCAATGGCTAAGGATATGGGGATAGAAATAATATACCCCTCAAGCTGATCAAGTAGTGTAGACTAGGCTCGATTTTCTTTAGAATGGTTTTTATATCGGATGCTTTGTGGCGTTCAGTGATAAATCTTTCGGTTGAACTTCAAGCATAGTGTCAACTAACATTGCCACGTGGGTCCTTTCAACCCACGTGGTTTACGGTAGACCCAAAATCACCTCCTTAAAAATAAATCTATAGTGTAAATAAGTGTTTCAATTACATTAAATGTAAAATTCTCTGGATTGAATAAATCAGGAAATAAAAGAATTAATAATAATCTAAACTCCTCTCTCCCCACCTCCCCCTTGAATATGGTATATAAGGAGTAGAGTACAAGGGCCAGCACGAAGATCAACGTGCGAAAAACAAACTTAGTAGAACCAGTAAATGGAAGAAAAGCCTTAATGTTCCTATAAGAGGTCTCTATGGGACCCCTTACCTTATTATACAAATCCAACACTTCCCTCTTGGATAGGTCTAGATTAGTAGCCCTAGCAAAATAAACAAGACTCTTTCTCCTCACTTTTTCCTTGCTGTACACGAGAAACCTGAACTTGACCTGCTCATCCCTCCTATGCCTCTTACTATTAGTTGTGTAATCCCCGTCAAACTCCTCATACACCTTAACATCCCCAGCCGGGACAGCAACTATATACTTAAACTGTGAAATGAAATTGAGCACATCAACAGTGTAGAAACCAGCGTCAAGAGTTATCAACCTTATCTTGAATCCCATTGCCATTACTTGCTCCACAAGAACCTTCACTATCTCGTCCTTAGTCATACCGTTCACTTGTAGGCAAGTAAAAGTACTTTCCCCTTATACTTGGTTGTTGCGTAGTTCCACGAGTTTCCTTTTTCAGAGCTCCCTTTCACTGGTTTCCCATGCCACGTCTTGGTTGTCCAGTCTATTGAAAGATCTATCTCCTTTACCCCCTTTAATATCTCCAAGGATATTTTCCTAGCTCTTTCCAATAGCTTTTCAATCACTTCCATCCCTTGTTTCTCTACGTAATTCCTCACGTTCTGTGGGGATACGTCATACGCTCTGGACTTGTTCTCTACAGAGTCGTTCCACAAACACGCGGAGATGAGAGTTTTCGCTACCTTCTCTACCTTTTCCCCTTGGAAGTTCAGCATGGAAAGTAATTTATATCCTATTTGTTGAATGTTATTTTGGTGAGGGAGGCTTGGTGTTACCATCTTCCTATCTCACGTGGTAATACTCCATCTCCCTCACCTTAAACCCTTTCTTCAATTGAATTCTTTATACTCTTATAAATTTCTTTATCTTTTATAAATTCGATATTATCCTACCAGAAATATTTTTTCTAATATAATTTTAGGTCTACCGCTCTACACTTTAAATAATTATCCTAAACCATTTAAACCATACTGTTATGCCTCTTAAGGTACGTATTCCTCTCTATTAGTGAGGCTTTACCCTTTTATTACTTCTATTGTATGAAAGGGGTTAAACTTATTAGTTTAACTTATGAGTTAAAATTATGGAAGTTAGGGTAAAGGTTAATAAGAAGGGTATTATAGTAGTTCCTAAGGCGATAAGAGAAGAGGTCAGAATTAATGAGGGCGATATTGTTAAGATGAGAGTAGAGGGAGGTAAGATAATTATTGAGAAAATAGATCTATGGGATAAGGTGTGGAAATGTTGTAAGGGGTCTACCGAAGATGCTGAAAGGGAATTAGATGAGGAGGAAGAGGAATTTTGGAAAAGAGCATAATAGTTGATACTTATGCTATCTTGGCAATGGCATATGGTGAGTTAACGAAGAGGGGAGAGGAGGTTATGGCTGGTATAAGGAGCGGTTTATATGAGGGGGTAATTCCTTCTACCGTAGTTTTTGAATTTATTGTGTATTGGCTTAGGAGTAGAATTCCCTCCCTTAAGTCCATAGATGAAGCCAGAACATTTCTTTTCACTTATTTCAAGGTTAATGAGTTGACTTCTGACGATTTTATTGACAGTGCTAAAATTAAGAAGGAGGGTGATGACATCTTGGCAAAGGAAATAAATGGAAGAAGGTTAAGCATAGTTGACTCTACAATAATTCATTTAGCTAAGAAATTAGGTGTAGGAATAATAACTGGAGATAAAGATCTCACTCTAGTTGCGAGGAAGTTAGGGATAGAAATTATTTGGTAATTTTTTGTACTTTGTCAGATTTTAAAGGGCAAGATTTATATTCTATAAGTAATACTAACTTATTCCAAAATCCCACATGCTAAGATGTTACGCAAAATGCTATCCTATAATTGCACTCATTAACGCTTTCAGTGCTTTATGGATTTCTTCAATTTTCATCAATTCTAACGTTAAACATTCCTTTAATCTAACACTTGATTTTGAATTTAAGCAAAATTTATGAGTTTAAGTTCTGAGAAAATTGAGGGGATCTAATAAAGCTCTGATCTTTAATTTCTTTATCCGCTTGTAACTTACGTTAATCTTTTGCCTTTATATCTTTTATGGTATTGGAGAATATTGTAAATAGCACTATTAGTAGCATTATTGTCGCATTACCTATATAAGTATATGTGATCCCCACGACAGTAGCTATTATCGATACTAAAGTGCTCACTATAAATATTGAGACTTGTGTTAAAACTGCTTGTGTGACTGTGACATTTACATAAACATCTTTATTAATAATATATTGATAAATAGAATTAATATGGATGAAAACATAAGCCACAAGCACTGACTGTAAGAAAGTTAAAACTGAAATAGTTATTAAATCGCCACGGATGAAGGGGAATACATATTCAATTGATATGGCAGGGAGTGATAAGAGCAAGAATTTTCTCGTGGTCTCCGACTTCCACTTTAGGGCAATAATGGCACCAATTGCTTGAGCTAATATACTCACTACTAAGACTACAGTAATGTATTCTGGGAATGTCTCCTTGTTTACGTAAACAAGTTTGAGAAACAAAACGGTCGATGCATTAGCTAAGGCCATAACTGGATATACCCGTGTTTCTAAGAACATGAATATGCGGTTACTCTTTATATAGTTTACCCATACCTTAAAGGAATTGGTGGAAGAGAGGGTTATCTTAACGTCATTTAATCTCATGGATAAAAGGACTACTATCAATAGAGGGAATCCTATAATCGGTAGATAAGTTCTGGGCAAGTATGTATTAAATAGCCCCGCTATTATTAACGCGATGATAGAAGCACCTAAAAAGAAAATTTGCTGAATAGAATTATAATCTATGAATTCACCGTATTTGTCTAGTAAAGTTCTTGCATAATATCCTAATGATCTGATTACTGTTAAAATTAGGAAATCGAATAAAGCTATTAGAAGGCACCACATGCTTCGCCTCTTATATAAAACATATTACTCAGATCTGAGTAATACAGATCTGACTGGGGTTCAGGCCGTAACGCCTCTTGGGCTCAAAGCCCGATGGGGAGCTTGGCCGCCTCCAATTCGAACCGGAAGTTGGGCAAAAAGCCCGAATAAAACATAAGGGTGAGTACAATTGGAGGCACCCAGTTGCAGGAATAGATGTATCAAAAGATAAATTAATTATGTATTTTCAAGGTAAACTCTACGAGTTTACTAATGATAAGCGAGGTTATGAGGAGATAAGGAAGATCTTGCCTAAGGGTTGCAAGATAGGTATTGAAAGTACTGGAGTTTACCACATTAACCTAGCAAAGTACTTGATGGGCGAGTATGATGTTAGGATTATTAATCCCTTTATACTCAAGAAGTTCAAGGATTTTAGGGGTAAGAAGAGTGATAAGAATGATGCTAGCAGAAATAGTTGTAAGCATGGGTAGTGGGTTTACAACAAGTGAGGCTAGGGAGTTAACTAGCCAATGGGATTTTGTTACTAGGAGTATTGCTAGGGTTAAGAATAGGTTGAGGAGGGATTTGATACTTTTAGGCTATAAGGATAGTTTATCCAAGAAGAACTTGGAGGAGGTTTTGAGGGGTGGGGATAGTATAGTGTTGTCTGAGGTTTCTTTTGGAGGAGTTGGAGAGGCTTGAGGCTAGGAAGATTGAGGATAGGCTTAGAGAGTTAGTCCCCAAGGATAGTTTGATTTTTACTATTCCGGGTATTGGTAGGACGCTGGGTTGTATTATCTTGGCTAGGGTTGGTGATGTTAAGCGTTTTCCTAAACCAGAGTCCTTTGTGGTTTATTGCGGTTTAGATCCCGTAGTTGAGAGGAGTGGAAAGGCTGTAATAAGTAGGGGGATTTCCAAGAGGGGTAATAAGTACTTGCGTAGCTTGTTCTACTTTTTGGCAGTGAGGAATTATTCTAGGAACCCAACCTTATTGAAGTTTTATGAGACACACAAGGATAGGTTGAAAGGTAGGAAGTTGTATGTTGCTTTGGCTAGGAAGTTGGCAAGGGTTGTTTGGAGTGTATGGTATAATAATAGGCCTTATGAGCCTAAATAAGTAAGCCCTCCCCCGAATCGCCACGTGGGTTGAAAGGACCCACGTGGCAATGTTAGCTAGTACTATGCTTGAAGTTTGACCAAAAGGTTTATTACTGAACGCCCGTAGGAGCCTCCTCAGAAACGGGGTTGATCCCCTCTTTTCCCTACAATAATGAAAACGTTAGATTTTTTAATTACATATATCCATATCATAAGAGAAATGTTAGCATATGTCTTTTGGCATCAAAGAGCTAGAGATTTTCCAGCTAATGAATATGAAAGTTCGCTGTTGAACTTTCATGACTACTTTAATAAAAAAGCCAAGATTGAGGGCTATTTAGGATCCCTTGTAGTAAAGGTAGATCATGTCCCTTGGATTGAAGGAGAAGTTTATGAAGACTGGTATTTCATAGAAACCTCAAAGACATTGGATTTACTTAATGATATAATATTGGAATCAAATGATATAAAAGCAGTTCATGATTCTATAGCAAAGATTGCTAGAAACGGTAAGGGTGGGTTATATAAGCTCCTAAACGGAGAGCAATTATCCCCATCTTATAGATTTGGTTATTGGATATCTAAACCAGTTGGTATGAGGTATGAAGACTTCTATACTGAGATTAAACCTTTTTCACAAAATTTATGGAGAAAGCAATTAGCTATGGGCCCCCTTAGCGAGTTCTGTATATTTTCAAATGAATATTTTAAAGTTCCAGAAAAATATTTTCCGGTTTATCAGCAAAGAATTTTATTATACTCTTCCGTTCTCAGCTAGATTGGTATACCTCCTTGATATTTGCCACTATAAATCCTTTCAGTTTTCTGATCTAATTCTAAAAATATTAAATGATGAGTGCTAATTCCCTTAGCTAATGAAGAACCATAGACGGAAGTTATAGCTAAGTAAATCTTTCCCTTGTACCCAGCATCAATAACAGTAGGAGGAGCTAGAAAACCGTTC is a genomic window containing:
- a CDS encoding AbrB/MazE/SpoVT family DNA-binding domain-containing protein, whose translation is MEVRVKVNKKGIIVVPKAIREEVRINEGDIVKMRVEGGKIIIEKIDLWDKVWKCCKGSTEDAERELDEEEEEFWKRA
- a CDS encoding PIN domain-containing protein, with amino-acid sequence MEKSIIVDTYAILAMAYGELTKRGEEVMAGIRSGLYEGVIPSTVVFEFIVYWLRSRIPSLKSIDEARTFLFTYFKVNELTSDDFIDSAKIKKEGDDILAKEINGRRLSIVDSTIIHLAKKLGVGIITGDKDLTLVARKLGIEIIW
- a CDS encoding PD-(D/E)XK nuclease family protein: MSLEEEIKKVLLNNPSILVDVLTAKPEIVYQVLARITPWQNLATKQDIERLDRTINEIKNTMATKQDIERLDKEIEETKKIMATKQELEEIKNVMATKEDLKGMATKEDLKTMATKEDLKGMATKEDLKTMATKEDLKRLETIITGLGARWGIMNEDSFRQGIGELLSNSGWKVSREVLYDRSGYVYDEPSDVEYDIVIKDGSVILVEITSSLKRGDLPTIKRKKEFYEKVKNIKVNLVYVVTPFIHDRYPERVKAMAKDMGIEIIYPSS